In Rhabdothermincola sediminis, a single genomic region encodes these proteins:
- a CDS encoding thiamine ABC transporter substrate-binding protein, producing MNPVSSPRAAADRVRVIAALVVLVALMSAACGSSGSGDDTSAPATGAGRGGSVRLLTHDSFSVSDAVLAGFEQRTGIKVEVVRGGDAVEVVNQAILAKRNPQGDVLFGIDNNLLTRAFDEGLFEPYESPALAGVDPSYVLDPQHRVTPIDVGDVCVNYDRSRLRADGLPVPDTLEDLADPRYRGMLVVENPATSSPGLAFLLGTRARFGEGWLDYWRALKDNGVTVADGWEQAYYSDFSGGSGEGDRPLVVSYASSPAAEVPDPSISVEDAPTGFVPATCYRQIEFAGILAGAANPDAARQLIDFLLSVPFQEDVPMRMFVYPVNTEAALPETFTKFAALATDPLELPPAEVAANRDRWIEEWTKLFSE from the coding sequence GTGAACCCAGTGTCCAGCCCCCGCGCCGCTGCCGATCGCGTGCGGGTGATCGCCGCGCTCGTCGTCCTCGTCGCGCTGATGAGCGCTGCATGCGGGTCGTCCGGTTCCGGCGACGACACGTCCGCGCCCGCGACCGGCGCCGGTCGCGGTGGCTCGGTCCGCTTGCTGACCCATGACTCGTTCAGCGTGAGCGACGCGGTGCTCGCCGGGTTCGAGCAGCGCACCGGCATCAAGGTCGAGGTGGTGCGAGGCGGCGACGCGGTCGAGGTGGTGAACCAGGCCATCCTGGCCAAGCGCAACCCGCAGGGCGACGTGCTGTTCGGCATCGACAACAACCTGTTGACCCGAGCCTTCGACGAGGGCCTGTTCGAACCGTACGAATCGCCTGCGCTGGCCGGCGTCGATCCCTCCTACGTCCTCGATCCCCAGCACCGCGTGACCCCGATCGACGTGGGCGACGTGTGCGTGAACTACGACCGGTCGCGCTTGCGAGCCGACGGGCTCCCGGTCCCCGACACCTTGGAGGACCTGGCCGACCCCCGCTACCGGGGGATGCTGGTCGTCGAGAACCCCGCCACCTCGAGCCCGGGGCTCGCGTTCCTGCTGGGCACCAGGGCACGATTCGGGGAGGGTTGGCTCGATTACTGGCGTGCCTTGAAAGACAACGGGGTTACGGTCGCCGACGGCTGGGAACAGGCCTACTACAGCGACTTCTCGGGCGGCAGCGGGGAAGGAGACCGCCCCTTGGTGGTGAGCTACGCGTCCAGTCCGGCGGCAGAGGTGCCCGACCCGTCGATCAGTGTCGAGGACGCACCGACCGGGTTCGTGCCGGCGACCTGCTACCGCCAGATCGAGTTCGCCGGGATCCTCGCCGGCGCGGCCAACCCGGACGCGGCCCGCCAGCTCATCGACTTCCTGCTCTCCGTCCCCTTCCAGGAGGACGTGCCGATGCGCATGTTCGTCTACCCGGTGAACACCGAAGCCGCCCTGCCGGAAACCTTCACCAAGTTCGCGGCCCTGGCGACGGACCCGCTAGAGCTACCGCCGGCGGAGGTGGCTGCCAATCGTGACCGGTGGATCGAGGAGTGGACGAAGCTCTTCTCCGAGTGA
- a CDS encoding GDP-L-fucose synthase family protein, producing MTTDIPLDAPIFVAGHAGLVGSAIVRRLEHEGFTNILTARRDQLDLRDQAAVNYWFRANRPQYVYLVAGTVGGILANSTRPAEFLYDNMMIHATVVHAAYLFGVEKLLYLGSSCIYPRLAPQPITEDALLTGPLEPTNEAYALAKITGIKLCDAYRFQYGCNFISAMPTNLYGPNDNFDLASSHVLPALIRKFHDAKERGETAVEIWGTGTPRREFLHVDDLADACVFLMKSYEEPGPINVGTGVDVTIRELAEIIRDIVHPTAELVFDTTKPDGMPRKVLDVSRINSLGWRPTIELRDGIAATYRWFLDHQGSGIRGVAPAAVG from the coding sequence ATGACGACCGACATCCCTCTCGACGCGCCCATCTTCGTGGCTGGTCACGCGGGCCTGGTCGGTTCCGCCATCGTGCGTCGCCTCGAGCACGAAGGGTTCACGAACATCCTCACCGCGCGGCGTGACCAGCTCGACCTGCGGGATCAGGCGGCCGTGAACTACTGGTTCCGCGCCAATCGCCCGCAGTACGTGTACCTGGTGGCCGGCACCGTGGGCGGGATCCTCGCGAACTCCACCCGGCCCGCGGAGTTCCTCTACGACAACATGATGATCCACGCCACGGTCGTGCACGCTGCGTACCTCTTCGGGGTGGAGAAGTTGCTCTACCTCGGCAGCTCGTGCATCTACCCGAGGCTCGCGCCACAGCCGATCACGGAGGACGCGTTGCTCACCGGGCCACTCGAGCCGACCAACGAGGCGTACGCCCTGGCCAAGATCACCGGCATCAAGCTCTGCGACGCGTACCGCTTCCAGTACGGCTGCAACTTCATCTCGGCGATGCCCACCAACCTGTACGGCCCCAACGACAACTTCGATCTGGCCTCCAGCCACGTGCTCCCCGCGCTGATCCGCAAGTTCCACGACGCGAAGGAGCGGGGGGAGACCGCGGTCGAGATCTGGGGAACGGGTACGCCGCGGCGCGAGTTCCTCCACGTCGACGACCTCGCCGATGCCTGCGTGTTCCTGATGAAGTCGTACGAGGAGCCGGGGCCCATCAACGTCGGCACCGGTGTCGACGTCACCATCCGCGAGCTGGCCGAGATCATCCGGGACATCGTGCACCCGACGGCGGAGCTCGTCTTCGACACCACCAAGCCCGACGGCATGCCCCGCAAGGTCCTCGACGTGAGCCGCATCAACTCCTTGGGGTGGAGGCCCACCATCGAGCTGCGTGACGGCATCGCAGCGACCTACCGGTGGTTCCTCGACCACCAGGGCAGCGGGATCCGAGGGGTGGCTCCCGCTGCCGTCGGCTGA
- a CDS encoding ABC transporter ATP-binding protein, with protein MLEVEDLAVTIDGRHILDGVSATVPPGGVLGVLGPSGSGKTTLLRAIAGLQPVERGSIRVDGRDLTPLPTHRRQVGLMFQDYALFPHLDVAGNVAFGLRVRGAGRAEQGARVGEVLELVGLSGCGSRAVSSLSGGERQRVALARALAPAPRVLMLDEPLGALDRALRERLLVELQELFANLEVSVVYVTHDQDEALSVAGEVALLREGRVVRRGPPAELRARPGDAWSARFLGFTNVFDVEVRDGTVLFEAGVLARAATQLPPGHGSVLVRPRGARLDAAGQLRGRVDAHLFTGDQTVVRVRLGERTTLDVLADGEAVPGVGTEVGVTVLPGAVEPLERG; from the coding sequence ATGCTGGAGGTCGAGGACCTGGCCGTCACCATCGACGGCCGCCACATCCTTGACGGAGTGTCCGCTACCGTGCCCCCGGGCGGGGTGCTCGGGGTCCTCGGGCCTTCGGGCAGCGGCAAGACCACGCTGCTGCGGGCCATCGCGGGGCTGCAACCCGTCGAGCGGGGCTCCATCCGGGTCGATGGACGGGACCTGACACCGCTCCCCACCCACCGGCGGCAGGTGGGACTGATGTTCCAGGACTACGCCTTGTTCCCGCACCTGGACGTGGCCGGCAACGTGGCCTTCGGTCTGCGGGTGCGCGGTGCCGGGCGGGCCGAGCAGGGAGCGCGGGTCGGCGAGGTGCTCGAGCTGGTCGGGTTGTCCGGCTGCGGGTCCCGGGCGGTGTCGTCGTTGTCCGGGGGCGAGCGCCAGCGGGTGGCGTTGGCGCGGGCATTGGCCCCCGCTCCCCGAGTGCTGATGCTCGATGAGCCGCTGGGGGCCCTCGACCGGGCGCTGCGCGAACGGTTGCTGGTCGAGCTCCAGGAACTGTTCGCCAACCTCGAGGTGTCGGTGGTGTACGTCACCCACGACCAGGACGAAGCGCTCAGCGTGGCGGGGGAGGTGGCCCTGTTGCGCGAGGGGCGGGTGGTGCGGCGCGGCCCGCCCGCCGAGCTGCGGGCTCGTCCGGGTGACGCCTGGTCGGCGCGCTTCCTCGGTTTCACGAACGTGTTCGACGTCGAGGTTCGTGACGGCACGGTGCTCTTCGAGGCGGGCGTGCTTGCTCGAGCGGCGACCCAGCTCCCTCCTGGTCACGGGTCCGTGCTGGTCCGCCCCCGCGGCGCGCGGCTCGACGCCGCCGGGCAGCTGCGAGGCCGGGTGGACGCGCACCTCTTCACCGGAGACCAGACCGTGGTCCGGGTGCGGCTGGGGGAGCGCACGACGCTCGACGTGCTCGCCGACGGGGAGGCGGTTCCCGGCGTGGGGACGGAGGTGGGGGTCACGGTGCTCCCCGGCGCGGTCGAGCCGTTGGAGCGTGGTTGA
- a CDS encoding thiamine diphosphokinase, with translation MTIRRAPHPSPAPPPSGPLAVVFTGGERPSPDALDGVPRDAYVIAADSGLHHALDLGWPVHVVVGDFDSVDVGLLARAESRGAVVEPHPEAKDHTDLELALRRARELGARQVVVVGGGGGRFDHLLANALVLASAEFAPLEIEARHSGARIHVVRSLARLSGSPGELVTLLPIGGPVHGVTTAGLLYPLACDTLIPGTTRGVSNELLGEQATVEVGSGVLIAIQPGGRGTHVFRQLTGGIT, from the coding sequence ATGACCATCCGACGAGCCCCACACCCGTCACCTGCGCCGCCGCCCAGCGGCCCCCTCGCGGTGGTGTTCACCGGAGGTGAGCGACCGTCGCCGGACGCTCTGGACGGTGTGCCGAGGGACGCCTACGTCATCGCCGCTGACTCGGGTCTCCACCACGCGCTCGACCTCGGCTGGCCGGTGCACGTCGTGGTCGGCGACTTCGACTCGGTCGACGTCGGCCTACTGGCGCGGGCCGAGTCGCGGGGAGCGGTGGTCGAGCCCCATCCCGAGGCGAAGGATCACACCGACCTCGAGCTCGCGCTCCGGCGGGCGCGGGAGCTCGGGGCCCGCCAGGTGGTCGTGGTCGGTGGGGGAGGCGGTCGCTTCGATCACCTCCTCGCCAATGCCTTGGTGCTCGCGTCCGCCGAGTTCGCGCCGCTCGAGATCGAAGCCCGCCACAGCGGGGCGCGCATCCACGTGGTGCGCAGCTTGGCGCGACTCTCGGGCTCGCCGGGTGAGCTGGTGACGCTGCTGCCCATCGGTGGCCCGGTGCACGGGGTGACCACGGCGGGTCTGCTGTACCCGCTCGCCTGCGACACCCTGATTCCCGGCACGACCCGGGGCGTCAGCAACGAGTTGCTCGGCGAGCAGGCCACGGTGGAGGTCGGCAGCGGGGTGCTGATCGCCATCCAGCCCGGTGGTCGGGGCACACACGTCTTCCGACAGCTCACAGGAGGCATCACGTGA
- a CDS encoding ABC transporter permease: MILRRLGRLLLVGVPLAFLAIFFAYPVVAIVLRGLRPAGQWDLGVVGEVLGEPALRRVVWFTAWQAAVSTLLTVVVAMPAAWCFARLEFRGKRLLWAGLIVPFVLPTVVVGAAFLGLVGPRSPLGVDLRGTVWAILLAHVFFNYAVVVRTVGGLWMHLDPHLEEAARVLGAGWWQSFRRVTWPLLRPAVAAAASIVFLFTFTSFGVVLILGGPRYRTLEVEIYTQTARLLNLDTAAVLALVQLVAVVAVLFVYARYQERRSVSQLLRPATETARPLAGWRDRALLGANLAVIAVLLVAPLAVLVGRSLSTPGGWGLDAYRALDTSRRGSVLFVAPLEAVRNSLLFAGAATLIALVVGTMAAFAIAGRDPARTARWIDTLLMIPLGTSAVTVGFGFLIALDRPPLDLRDSLVLLPIAHALVAVPFVIRLLVPTLRSIDPRLREAAAVLGARPARVWREVDLPLVGRALLAAAGFAFAVSLGEFGATVFLARSQWPTLPIAIYRFLGQPGPLNFAQAAALSTILMGLTVAVMLAIERVRVGRIGEF; this comes from the coding sequence GTGATCCTCCGGCGGCTCGGGCGCCTGCTGCTGGTCGGGGTGCCCCTGGCGTTCCTGGCGATCTTCTTCGCCTATCCGGTGGTCGCCATCGTGCTGCGGGGTCTGCGACCCGCAGGCCAGTGGGATCTCGGCGTCGTGGGGGAGGTGCTGGGCGAGCCCGCGTTGCGGCGGGTGGTGTGGTTCACCGCCTGGCAGGCGGCGGTCTCGACCCTGCTCACCGTTGTCGTGGCCATGCCCGCAGCCTGGTGCTTCGCCCGGCTCGAGTTCCGGGGGAAGCGGCTGCTGTGGGCGGGCCTGATCGTCCCCTTCGTCCTGCCCACCGTCGTGGTGGGCGCCGCCTTCCTGGGCTTGGTCGGGCCCCGCAGCCCCCTCGGCGTGGACCTGCGAGGGACGGTGTGGGCGATCCTGTTGGCGCACGTCTTCTTCAACTACGCGGTGGTGGTGCGGACGGTGGGCGGTCTGTGGATGCACCTCGACCCGCACCTCGAGGAAGCTGCCCGGGTGCTCGGCGCTGGCTGGTGGCAGAGCTTCCGGCGCGTCACCTGGCCACTCCTGCGCCCGGCAGTGGCGGCGGCCGCGTCGATCGTGTTCTTGTTCACCTTCACCAGCTTCGGGGTGGTGTTGATCCTGGGTGGCCCCAGGTACCGCACGTTGGAGGTCGAGATCTACACCCAGACGGCACGCTTGTTGAACCTCGACACCGCCGCGGTGCTGGCGCTGGTGCAACTGGTGGCGGTGGTGGCGGTGCTGTTCGTGTACGCCCGGTACCAGGAGCGCCGCTCGGTGAGCCAGCTCCTACGCCCGGCCACCGAGACCGCGCGCCCGCTCGCCGGCTGGCGCGACCGGGCGCTGCTCGGCGCCAACCTGGCGGTGATCGCGGTGTTGCTGGTGGCGCCGCTCGCCGTGCTGGTGGGGCGGTCCCTGTCGACGCCAGGCGGCTGGGGACTCGACGCGTACCGTGCACTCGATACGTCGAGGCGGGGGAGCGTGCTGTTCGTCGCACCCCTGGAAGCGGTGCGCAACTCCCTGCTCTTCGCCGGGGCGGCCACCCTGATCGCGCTGGTGGTGGGAACCATGGCGGCGTTCGCGATCGCCGGGCGCGATCCGGCACGCACGGCCCGCTGGATCGACACCCTCCTCATGATCCCACTGGGCACCTCCGCGGTCACCGTGGGATTCGGGTTCCTCATCGCTCTGGATCGTCCTCCACTGGACCTGCGCGACTCGCTCGTGCTGCTGCCCATCGCACACGCCTTGGTGGCGGTACCGTTCGTCATCCGTCTGCTGGTCCCGACGCTGCGTTCGATCGACCCGCGGCTACGGGAGGCTGCTGCCGTGCTCGGTGCTCGGCCGGCTCGGGTGTGGCGGGAGGTCGACCTGCCACTCGTGGGAAGGGCGCTGCTCGCGGCGGCCGGTTTCGCGTTCGCGGTCTCGCTCGGCGAGTTCGGGGCCACCGTGTTTCTCGCTCGCAGCCAGTGGCCGACCCTCCCGATCGCGATCTACCGGTTCCTCGGCCAGCCGGGCCCGCTCAACTTCGCGCAGGCCGCTGCGCTGTCGACCATCCTGATGGGGCTGACGGTGGCGGTGATGCTCGCCATCGAACGGGTCCGGGTCGGCCGGATCGGGGAGTTCTGA
- a CDS encoding SRPBCC family protein, protein MTASLEAPCPPRRLFAAVEDLGRYPAWLSIVPKAEPAPAAPGDAGPAWSVELRGRIGPLARSKRLRMVRTVHEAPTRVRFERRELDGRRHSAWVLEARVVADGGLSRLEMDLHYGGSFGGSVLERLLSEEIDESRPRLLAQLAAVDPA, encoded by the coding sequence ATGACCGCATCACTCGAAGCCCCGTGCCCGCCCCGCCGTCTGTTCGCTGCCGTCGAGGACCTGGGTCGCTACCCGGCGTGGCTGTCGATCGTACCGAAGGCGGAGCCCGCGCCCGCGGCGCCGGGCGATGCCGGTCCCGCGTGGTCGGTGGAGCTGCGAGGCCGGATCGGTCCGCTGGCGCGCTCGAAGCGGCTGCGGATGGTGCGCACGGTCCACGAAGCGCCCACACGGGTACGGTTCGAGCGCCGGGAGCTCGACGGCCGTCGGCACTCAGCCTGGGTGCTCGAAGCCCGTGTCGTCGCCGACGGCGGGCTGAGTCGCCTGGAGATGGACCTCCACTACGGCGGATCGTTCGGCGGGTCGGTGCTCGAGCGGCTGCTCAGCGAGGAGATCGACGAGAGCCGCCCGCGCCTGCTGGCGCAGCTCGCCGCCGTCGACCCCGCCTGA